One stretch of Zingiber officinale cultivar Zhangliang chromosome 6B, Zo_v1.1, whole genome shotgun sequence DNA includes these proteins:
- the LOC121991720 gene encoding E3 ubiquitin-protein ligase At1g63170-like has protein sequence MLRVVPIAEIHCEGETDRHPLLMDRGSNTTGHEHLVDIPQVNNVENLSAEAHQINRSSISTSPLVSRTSSMSPDNANSENGSVNRRADNYVRRSRNPLNSGLWISVELVVNVSQIVAAIIVLCLSRNEHPHAPLFEWIIGYTVGCVATLPHLYWRYIHRNNQGSIQESTHSNQTNIHNNTPEYESASVTANSGRESNHSIASDAQVGQNIIISNPRINALFDHFKMGLDCFFAAWFVVGNVWIFGDRSSPEDAPNLFRLCIVFLAFSCVGYAMPFILCATICCCLPCIISVMGFREDTNHDRGATPESINALPTYKFKSKRRHNRGEGGSNSDTQGGGVFAPGTDKERIMSAEDAVCCICLAKYMDNEELRELPCRHFFHKGCVDKWLKINALCPLCKTEIEDTASSITSGGNNRNRWMAGSSV, from the exons ATGTTGAGGGTCGTTCCCATTGCGGAAATACATTGTGAAGGTGAAACTGACAGGCATCCTCTCCTGATGGATAGAGGAAGTAACACAACTGGCCACGAACACTTGGTTGATATACCACAGGTTAATAATGTGGAAAATTTGTCAGCAGAGGCGCATCAGATCAACAGATCTTCAATCAGCACATCTCCTCTTGTCTCTCGAACATCTTCAATGTCACCTGACAATGCTAACTCTGAAAATGGTTCTGTAAATAGAAGAGCAGATAATTATGTTCGAAGGAGCAGGAACCCTTTAAATTCTGGTTTGTGGATTTCTGTTGAACTTGTTGTCAACGTCAGCCAGATTGTAGCAGCTATTATAGTCCTCTGCTTGTCTAGAAATGAGCATCCTCATGCTCCATTATTTGAATGGATCATTGGTTATACAGTAGGCTGTGTCGCTACTCTTCCTCACCTTTATTGGCGCTACATTCATCGCAACAATCAAGGTTCTATTCAAGAGTCAACTCATTCAAACCAGACAAACATCCACAACAATACTCCTGAATATGAATCTGCTTCTGTTACCGCAAACTCAGGGCGTGAAAGCAACCATTCAATTGCTTCTGACGCACAAGTTGGACAAAACATTATAATTTCTAATCCAAG GATTAATGCACTTTTTGATCATttcaagatgggcttggattgcTTTTTTGCTGCATGGTTTGTTGTCGGAAATGTATGGATATTTGGTGATCGTTCCTCCCCTGAGGACGCACCCAATCTGTTCCG GTTATGTATAGTCTTCCTTGCATTCAGCTGTGTTGGGTATGCAATGCCCTTCATTTTGTGTGCAACCATCTGTTGCTGCTTGCCGTGTATAATATCCGTCATGGGTTTTCGAGAAGACACGAACCACGATCGAGGTGCCACTCCTGAATCAATCAACGCACTCCCAACATACAAATTTAAATCTAAGCGGCGGCATAACAGAGGAGAGGGCGGAAGTAACTCGGATACTCAAGGTGGAGGGGTATTTGCTCCTGGCACAGATAAAGAGAGAATCATGTCTGCCGAAGATGCT GTTTGCTGCATATGCCTGGCTAAATATATGGACAACGAGGAGCTCCGTGAACTGCCGTGCCGCCATTTCTTCCACAAGGGGTGTGTGGATAAATGGCTCAAGATAAATGCTCTCTGTCCCCTTTGCAAAACGGAGATTGAAGACACCGCGTCTTCCATAACGAGCGGTGGCAACAACCGCAACCGGTGGATGGCAGGAAGCAGCGTTTAA